The genomic window ATCCATATTTTTTGCAACATCCCTGCTGCAAAATGTGGTGCAATCTTCTGGGGTAGAAGAAGAGTCAGCAGCTGGAGGCAGTAACTGCTGCTACAATTTAGTTTAACCTGCCCAGCTGGGTTTTGGCTTCAGACAGGGTAGTGTTTGAGAACATTTGTGAAACACTGATAGTGCCATCCATATCTGTTTTTCTTTGATGGTGAACTAGTTTTAACAGGATACTGATGAAAGAAATGCCTGTGCTGACAACTGTTGTGGTGCCATTCAAGCAGATTTGTAGAGCAAAAGAATTGATGCTGAGAACCTGACATTCATGCTAATTGCAtttcagggtttgtttttttctgctctgtctCTCTGTGTGGAATGAATACCCATGAACAACTTCAAAGTGCACTCTAGCAGTGTTATGCAAAACAAAAGGAATAGTTTCAAGGAGGTTCATACTGCCAAGAAATTTGTGAAATTTTCAGTGTGTGCCTATCTCAATGTAGAAAGCCAACCCTGATGATGGTACCTTGTCCAAAAGATAAATCTCGTGGTACTTTTCTGACAAAGTGAGCAATACTTTTTCTTGATAAACAAGTTGAATTACCTTGCATGTAGTATCAAACGATTTCCAGTCAAAGTGCTGGGAATCAGTTACCTTGATGAACTTCCATCTTCTTGTGCTCCCTTCAGTACCCTGCATTTACCAAGGAATTCTCATAGAGCAGTCATTGAAACCTGGTGACAGCAGAGCATGGATGAGGGAACTGCTGGATGAGAAATCAGGTGCTGTGCACACCTGTTTTTCAAAAAATTATAGTCTCcttttttaaggaaagaaatttCCTATATTTTTAAGTAACAGTGTTTGAAGATTTAATTCATCCTTTGGCAAACAAAAAGATCCTTGTCTATAGCTATGCAGAGATTTCTTTTCAACTTTACTATTTCTTTCAAAGAGTTaagttgttttaaaaatgtCCTTAGTTTAAATCTGTAAAATACTGACTGTTTCTGAGTATTGTGGAAGAACTTCTTGAATTAAGCTTAAAGCCTAATTCAGGTCAGCTCTATATTTATTTCAGTAGCCAGATTTTAATATCACTAATGACATTGTGCTTAAAATTTGAGAAATGCTTACTTCTGGTAGGATGTAAAATAAATAGATTGTGGTGACTCTTCATATTCTTCCATTTTTATTCTGGCTTCTTTTAAAATCCCAAGCACCTTGGCATTTTAAAGATCACTAATTAGTTTTGTATTTGAACtcattaattttgttatttgaTCTGAATGAACATGAAAACTTAGGTGTTTATCTTTGTTTGTGTATGGAGATGCTTTCATTGTTTGAAACTTAAAGCTTGCCATCATGTAAGTGAAATAAGGGAATGCTATTAAAAGCACAAGAATAAAATTTGTATTCCATTAAAGAggtatattttaaatacttggGGAGATTATTTTACCTGTTTGTTTCATTTAGCCTACTTTGTGCATGAAATGCATTATATTTGGAACTAATCTGACAGGATTAgtataaaaatactttaaaataaacagTCTTTTATCCTTAGAATTAAGATGCACAGCTTTTTTCATATAACTTCAATTAGAATAATTAGTTGAGGAAAGAAATTTGGATCTCTTATTTTAATTACTGAAAGAGAAGAACAAAATTCAAGGTAGTATCAAAAATGTAAAGTGGCTGGCTCCTTTCTGTTCTTGATCCCATGTCTGAAACATGTTGATAATTCAGTGGAAAATCTTCAGAATTCTTCAAATTCCACCTACATGTAACTGTAGAATTGGCCTTCAAAAATACCTGTAAGCTGTGATGTGGCATTGCAGTCTTACAGATTTCTTGTACAagtttttaatttgtttcagAAATTTCATACAAATTCATGTTACTAGCACCAGAGTATAATTTTTGCATTACTGAAGTAGTCAGATATAAATTAAAGATAGTTTTCCAAGTGGTTGCATCAGGGATTAGGATACCatttatagaatcacagaattggtaaggttggaagggaccactgTGGGTCACCCGGTCCAACCTCCCTACTCAAGCAGGGTTATTCTAGATCACATGGCAAAGGACAGCATCCAGATGATTCTTGAATATCTCTGGTGAGGGGGACTGAGCAACATCTCTGGTcaacctgttccaatgctcAGTCACCCATACAgcaaagttcttcctcatattgGGGGAGCTTCCTATGCATcggtttctgcccattgcctcttgtcctattccCTGGCACTAccaagaagagcctggctccagtCTCTTGGCACCCTCATACCTGGGGTttttcctccccaggtgcaggaccctgcatttGCCTTGCAGAATTTCAGATGGTTCTTTTCTGCTTGTCTCTTCACTCTATCAAGATCCTTCTGAAGGCCTGCACAGCTCTCTGGGCTTTTGCTTGctgctcccagctttgtgtcatcAATGAAACTCCTGAGGAGACATCTGCCCCTTCATCCAAGTAATTCATAAAAAAGTTAAACAATATTTGGTCCATTATTAAACCCTGGGGTACATCACTAGAGACAGGCCTCCAAATAGACCCTGTGGCACTGATTACAACCCTGAGATCTGCTGCTCAGCCAGGTCTCAACTCGCCTCACTGTTCACTCAAGTCCGCAGTTCTTGAGTTTGACCATGAAGATGTTGTGTGAGACAGTGTAAAGAGCCTTGCTGAAGTCATGGTAGATGATATCCACTGCTCTCACCTCATTCAGCCAGGTAGAGGGAAATCGAGTTGGTCAAGCATGATTTAACTTTTGTGAATCTGTGCTTACTACTCCTGATCACCTTGTCCTTCACATTGGTAGAGATGGCCACCAAAATGGGGCTCTCCATTCCTTTCAAGAGATTGAGGTGGGGCTGCCTCTGTGGTAATTTCCGGGGTCCTCATTCTTGTGCTTTTTTGAAGACTGGGGTgacatttgcattttttcagTCCTCAGGCACCACTCTGATCTCCACAAGCTTTCAGACATGATTGTGAGCAGCCTCACTATTGTGTCTGCCAGGTCTCTCAGCACTTTTGGATGCATCCTGTTAGGGCCCATAAACTTGGTGATCTCAAGTTTGGGTAGGTGTTCTCTGACCCAGTCCTACTTGACAGAGGGAAAGTCTTCCTGCTATCATTCCATTACTCTGGTGTCCTAGATCAGAGATCCCTGAGCGCTGGTCTTGTCAGTGAGATCCAATGCAAAGAAGGTGTTCAGTAACTGCCttctctgtgtcctgctgctAGGGGCTCTCCTCCATTTAGTAACAGGCCCACAGTATGCTTAGTTTTTCCTTTGTTACTGATGCATTTGACAAGTCCTTTGTTCTGTCCTTGTCCTTGACCAGATTCTTGAAGGGCCTTGGCCttccttctttcatttttatttactcTGACAACCCTGGCCTGACcctgcttccatctcctgtgtaTTTCCTGGCTATGGTTGAGTAATGACAGGAGCTCTTTATTCACCCACACAGGTCTCTTGCTCTCTTGGCCTGATTTCTTGCTCATCAGTATGCCTCATCCTTGAGCTTGGAGAAAACGGTCCTTGAATatctttccctctttttattAAAGATCATTATAGTGATCCTGGAGATTGGGAAACCTTTTCATTTCTACATTGGTTTGGATTTGTGTTTTATGGTTTCTGTCATGGTAGGTTTTGGAGACACAAGTAATTATGACTTCTAGCACTTGTATCTCTTTTTTGTCTACTGGGTGTAGGAGATTAACAATGCTTTATTCATGTTTTTTCTTTGATGTCTCTGGTAATCAAGAAAGTGACTAATCTCTAGGAAACTCTTTGGAATAGAGATATTTGGACATTCTTCCAGAATGttttataaaatttatattcCTTAGTAGAGAGGTgggattttgttgtttttttttttttttaactttaactTCTATTGAAACTTCTATTTTAACTTCTATTCCATTTCAGGAAGTGGAAGCTTTGATGAGAAAATGAGCCCATAGAACAATGAACATTGCACTTAACGAGTTCTTTCCCCCTGTACTGGAATTTACACttgactgatttttttaatatctgaatATGTAACACTTATGATATTTACTCCATCACATCTCAAAATATACTTAAGTGATTAAATGAGAAGGAAACTAAGTTATACCTTGGTACTTATAAATGAAGCTGCTTCAAGTAAAGTGCGTTATGATGAGGCCTAGAAAGTGGGAAGTGTGCTTATCTCTGGCTAGGTAAGGTAAAGGGAGTAAAGACAATATCTTATACTGTGGATGAAGGCAGAGAAACGGTTAAAGaagatggaattttttttcaagacCATATCCAATTTCAACAGTACTTGGAGTGTGGGTGTTCATCTGTCAGGAGGATTAACGAtgaatttcagtttttcatTGAAAAGCTGTACTTTCAGAGTTCTGGATGGCTCTGTCATGCATAGCTTTCATCactctttaaagaaaattttgttAAAGGTAATTACTTCACAGGCTTGAAGAGCTGATTCAGGCAACTACTGTTGATTGCCTAGCtctaaacttaaaaaaaaaaaagtataattatttcagttaaaatagctgcataaaatatttttaaacttgtGTGGTGAGAAAAATAGAACAATAGTACAATTCCTTTAACTGTGACTGATGTTTTAAAAGTGGAAAATGTGGGGGGATGCTTTACAAGAGAatatcttctgtctttctggaGGTGGTAAGAGCTATAAGAAATTGTAGCTAGCCTTGGAGGTAGGAAGGTCTAAAACTGAGCAAGTGCTGAAATTTTTGTTCTATCGGAAGTCTAATTTATTCTAAATTTGTATTTCAGAGTTCAGTTGGCAAAACCATTCTTAATAGCAATTATTTGGGAAATATATTAACTTTATGTCTCGTTCATCCTAAGAACTAAATCTACATATTATAAGATTTTGAGGTGACAATACAATATATGCAACAAAGACAAATTGTAgtggcttttattttaaaatattatggTCTTGTGATTTTGTGGTAGAAGATGAAGCAACTCTACTAGAGCCTATAAGAACAAAGTATTTATGTGGAGGAAGTGTGTTAATCATCATGTGTTTTTACAATGGGTACAATAGGGAGAACAACATTTTGTGGTGGTGTGACAActaaagggaaggggaaaaattaTACAAACTGTCACTCATGATTTAAGATTAGAATGTTTATTTCTGGAGATTAAATGTTGTGGTTTATGACACAGAAATAATGGCCTAGGAGAGTGAATGGAAAATTCGTACAGTTTTCTAAAGTCAGTGGTCTTTGTATCCATAGGTAGGTTAAAAGATTTATTCTGTCATTACTATACTATTTGAGTATTTCTGTCAAAATAAATGTTGCATTTTGGGAGTCAAAATATACCCTGCAAATTGTTTACTTGCTGATAATATTAATTATACCACACAAAATCCAATCCAATACATTACAGATTTCTGAAGAAGAGAAGCAAGAACAGATATTCTAGGATTAAATTGAGTGAATAAAGTCTTTACATAATAATGGTCTTACATAACCAAGGACATACTTGTTTTTGATGAGTTATCTGATTAATAATTTGAAAACTGCATATCAAAATccatagaaaaataaattttagcaTGCggaatttttctgttttatttgtgCAATCTTTGGCTGTGTTAACGAGTTTTCTGCCTTTTATCTATGCTAAAAATTAGTAGACACGATCTCCAGTGTCTGCATGGGAATTTGGATCTGGAAATACTGAATTAATGTTATTTAGATAGCATAGTCTCACTTAATGAAATTTAGTCTGAACATATGATGAAATACTTCAGGTTCTATCaacatgtttttctttcctggagGCATTCTAGTTTCCTAAACTGAATGTTGGTATTAGTCAGGTATCTGGAAACTATTTCTGCAGCTATCAGGAAATCCCAAAAGTCAAGCAAAATTATGGATACTTTGCACTAGAGCGATGGACCACTTTGAGCAAACCCCAGCTTAGTGCAGTAAAAACTATTCTGCACTATATTCACAATATGGTATGACTTTTTTCAAGGAAAGTATGTCATAGTATgcttttgaaagaaagaaacttGGATTTGCCTTTCAGCTACAAGCTTATTCTTCCATCTCccttaaagaataaaaattaaggATTAACAACAATTCATAatcttttttttacttcttttaagCATGCCTCTTTACTATCATGAATGTCCCTTGTTTTGCTAAGCTATCCATAAAATCAATGGATGACAGCCTTACTCTAGTTTTCATAATTTGCATTGGAATTGTGTATTATTTCAACAAAAGGTGGTTatagaaaaggaagaggaaatcTCATTCATTTCACATAAACTATTAGTTTAGAGGAAATAAACCCTTGTTTGAAAGCAGGTTGGATAATACCCTTTCATTTAAGAAAAATGCCCATTACTGAAAAACAATCTCACGGGACAAAAAATGCACGTAATTTAGCTTGGAAAGCTGAGCTAAGCCTTTCAGTTTCATATTTGTGCTTTATTCACTGCAGCATGGCTGCACGTGGTTTCTAAAGCGAATGCTGAGAAGGGCTTAAAACTTTTTATTCTCTTAgtgaaagcatttttctttcttgtgaaACGCAAATGCAGCGtacatttttcaatttttacttTTCAGTCTTCTGCCTCAGTAAAAGAAacttcaaaaattttaaaaaaataacaatttttctttttttttttaagaataagaTACAcaccaaatatttttaagaagatttccctttgttttcctttatattTCAGACATGGGACACAGAACTGGAGAGATCTGCAGAGTCATGGGCTGAAACCTGTCTGTGGGAGCATGGACCAGCAAGTCTTCTTCCATCAATTGGACAAAATCTGGGGGCACATTGGGGAAGGTAGTTTAAGATACTATTTTGTGCAATATATGAGATTCTTAAAAATCTAACAAAATTTTCTtgttaataaaagaaaaaaatggcagAAGCTACAACTTCTGAATGATCTAATACACTGCTACTGGCTTTCCTAGGTACAGACCTCCAACATTTCATGTCCAAGCATGGTATGATGAAGTGAGAGATTTCACATATCCCCATCCTCATGAATGCAATCCATATTGTCCATATAGATGCTCTGGTCCTGTTTGTACACATTACACACAGGTATGTAGGAGTGCTTGATTTTAATCACCTATGGAAAAGAGTGGCAGAGACTTCCAGCTGGGTTGCTGTGTGACAGAGCGCACTAAGCCTGCAGTACATTCCACAGCACAATTGCCCAAAAAGGGTTTGTTTAGACTCCAAGTTATGAGccctgggtatcaatgacaaaGTAAGATTGTCATACAAATCTTTAGATTTCATCCTCATAAATATCAGCAGGACTGAGGAAAACTTAGCAGTAATACTCAGTTTAACACAAGCCCCTGTGTTAAACTGAGTATTACGGCTCagtgcattttgcaaaatttgGATAGCCCTTCCTATAATATGTTGAAGAAAcagatcattaaaaaaaaaaagttttcttagGTGAATTCCTCAGATCAAACAGTAGTCCTAAAGTTTTAACTTTTTGTTTTAACTTCaggaagattttaaaattagtgATAATTTACTTCCTATTTCTGAAATCTGTGTATCTAGCCTGAATTTTTGTTGAGGGGTACCAGTCATGCTTTCAATGAGCGGGAAATACATGATCTTCAGATCACATTATGGTCCACATTTAATTTTTGATATATCTTGAAAACTTAATATATAAATTGGAAaacttaaaaattattaatttttaaacactTATTTTCTGTTTACTAGCATAATTTACAATTGtatctaattttaaaataaaatcacctTTATATTCTTATTTACTGTATCTAAAACCTGTAATTACATTTACTATTACATGCAAGATCAATACATAAATACAGCTTTTCCGTGGTACTAGTTCTTCACAATAGTTCTCTCTTTCAATTCTTAAATCCTGCTGGATCTACAGATTTGGCTTACCTTGAATAAATAGATTTTCAACACCTGTCATATTTTTATCATTTGAAAATTCCAGACTTTGTAATTTTGATTACTTTTGAGATCTGCAATGAAAGATGAATAGAGGAGCACAGCCACTTCAGGTTGCAATGGCATAGAAGCATATTCATTTAAAACCCATTACTTGGGTCTAATCAGTGTATGAgtatttttgttattgtttttatCCTTACTTACCTCCTTTTACTGCTGAAAAATATCTGTTGTGCCAGTCCAACCAATCCAAACCCCTCTGGGTCTTTAGGTTGTACTGGGAACTCCAGCACACAGGACCATAACTTCCAGCTCACAATTATCAATTAATTGTGATTCCAAGAATCAGATCTTCAGATCATGCTTTGTAAATGTTTTGCTACACTTTCAAATATATGCTTAGAGCATTTGTATAAAATTAGAGGCATATCTTTACCAGCAAGGTAAAATTTTCTCTCTGATAAGTATAACTGAATGGCCTTTGACTCCTGTAATTAGGCCACTTCAAGCCATTTATAACAGAGGGGAATACATCACTTTGGTAATTTGAGTTTTGTATATTGGAGATAGTTTTGATTTTAAGTTGATCATCTTtggttttcctcttttctttcccataggTTGTTTGGGCTACAAGTAGCAGAATCGGTTGTGCAATTAATTTGTGTCATAACATGAACATCTGGGGGCAGATTTGGCCAAAAGCAGTTTATCTTGTATGCAATTATTCTCCTAAGTAAGTAGATTGACACCCAAAAATATCTTGAAGGGGCAAGATACTTTATAATAGTCCAGGAAATAATATGCAAGGAAATCAGTCTGGATTTTCTGGCTTTTGTACCGTTACAATATAGAGCATTGTTCCCAAACAGCCTTTGGCTGCACAAACACTCTTGTGAGTTTTCTGGTGCTTCAGTTTTCTGGCCTGTGTTTTAGTACATATACAGCATCAGAGACATTTATTATAGTGtgatatttttctgaaaaataaacgTATCTCCCCACTGTGACTTAAAGGAATGTGTAAAAGGAAGCCCATGGTTAAGATCAAATTTTGTAGGATATTCCATCTCAGAGAGAGTGAAGCCCATTCTCATGAAGTGGAAGAATTTAGTCTTATGCCAGTCTGAAAAGATCCTACAGTGATTTATGTcagttcttaattttttttcttcatggacTTTTCAACTATATCCTGTGTATTCGgtgtagaatcatagaatcatttggATTGTGAAAGACCATTAAGACTGTTGACTCCAGCAAGTAACCTGATGCTGGCAAGTCCACCACCATTGAATGCCACATCTACACACCTTtgaaatacctccagggatggtgactctaccacttccctgggcagcctgttccagtgcttggcaACCCCTTCAGTGAAAAAtgcttcctaatatccaatctaaacctcccctagTGCAACTTttggccatttcctctcatcctatTGCTTGTAACTTGGGAGTATCAGAAGAATGTTATCATCTATGTGCCTGCtgattttcattatttatttcttgATATATTAGGTGCTGTTTAATATTAACATGTTAATATGCTCATTGTTTAAGgcattttttgctatttttttctgtgaagggGTAACTGGTGGGGTCATGCTCCTTATAAGCCTGGCCGCCCCTGTTCTGCATGTCCCCCTAGTTTTGGAGGAGGTTGTAGAGAAAACCTTTGTTATAGAGGTATGTACTATTTCACTGTTACAACTATAAACAGGAATAGAAATGTATCtttccttttgatttctttCCTCACTGTGCTTTAACATAGTGGAATAAAATGTATTGCATGTGTGCCCAAAGACCAGTTAGGCCCTACTTTACTATGCTGGATGGGAATATGTACTTGTGATACATGAGGCTGAGTTTCACCAGAGGGAATGGAGTGCACTGAACTCCTGCTGATAAGTGCTGATTCAGGGGTTTAGGTACACAAAGATGGAGACTCATTGTGCACTCTTTATATGCCTTTCTATAATTACACTGGAAGTCTATGCAGTAATTTGTttatagggaaaaaatatcTCAGTAACATAGACATGTGGTGCGTGTGAAAAACCAAGAACAAAGCTAGAAGACATTAGTAATTAAAGAAAATGTCAGCTAGGATGATTATTAACTTACAATTTTTGGAATAGTATTTATAGCactgaaacacagcaaaaagAAGCTGCTACTTCTTTTTGTTCTACTCTGTGAACAGCTCATTTAGCAATTTTGTTAATAACTTCTGAGATTTCATATGGCCCATATGAAAGCTGCATGTGTGTGCCCAAATAGCTTTCTTATGGTTCTAAGTAAGAAATGTAGATATAGTTATGAGTgtttcagaattattttcacTATGTATGAATAGAAGAGCCTGGTTTTCAGGTGAATGTTACTATGAAATAAGCTTTAATTGCATGCTGTCTATGAACTTGGTAAAACTTTGCCCATGTGTAACAGAGATTGTCCTTGTCCAGTTGGTTTTCTGATGGCATGAAGATATGAAAACAGGAGTGTTAAGAGCAGTTTCATACTTCAATTGTGCTGCacatgctggggaaaaaaaaaaagtatatatatTTTCTCACTATCAATCACAAACATACTTAAGATGTTCTACTAATTTTGAGTTCCCCATCCTATGAAGCAGTGGAGACTTTCcttgctttcttccttttgtcCACTGTTTTATGAGAACAAAGCTGTTTTACCAAAACATGGTAAGGGATTTACATTCCatactgattttatttttcttctgagagattttttttcttttttgcctgtTTTCTGAAACAGAGGATTCAGAAAGACCTTATTCCCCCCATGAACCAGAAGAGGAAACCAATGAGATTGAACGCCAGCGATCCAAAGCCCAGGATGCAACTGTGCAAAGCTGGCCAAGAACACATCAACCTTCAGCCTCCACAGGCACAGACGACAGTGAGAAAAATGAAGTGATAAGCACACAGCAAATGTGTAAGGAATTTACCTGATTTGCAAGTGGtcaaaaaaattgaattttctaGTATCAAATTCATTACAGTgaatttgctttttgcttgttttaGCTCAGATTGTTTCATGTGAAGTAAGGCTAAGAGATCAGTGCAAAGGAACAACTTGCAATAGGTATGGTAAATTTTACAGTTGtcattttgagatttttctgaAA from Agelaius phoeniceus isolate bAgePho1 chromosome 1, bAgePho1.hap1, whole genome shotgun sequence includes these protein-coding regions:
- the CRISPLD1 gene encoding cysteine-rich secretory protein LCCL domain-containing 1 isoform X2, which produces MKMTWDTELERSAESWAETCLWEHGPASLLPSIGQNLGAHWGRYRPPTFHVQAWYDEVRDFTYPHPHECNPYCPYRCSGPVCTHYTQVVWATSSRIGCAINLCHNMNIWGQIWPKAVYLVCNYSPKGNWWGHAPYKPGRPCSACPPSFGGGCRENLCYREDSERPYSPHEPEEETNEIERQRSKAQDATVQSWPRTHQPSASTGTDDSEKNEVISTQQMSQIVSCEVRLRDQCKGTTCNRYECPAGCLDSKAKVIGSVHYEMQSSICKAAIHYGILDNEGGWVDVTRQGRKNYFIKSFRNGVQSIGKYQSANSFTVSKVTVQAITCETTVEQLCPFQKPASHCPRVYCPHNCMHANPHYARVVGTRIYSDISSICRAAVHAGVVRSQGGYVDVMPVDKRKVYVASFQNGIYSESLQNPPGSKAFRVFAVV